GGAACGGTAAACGCGAATCCCAATCCGGGAATCATGGCTACCCGATGCGGCACCGCAGCCCAAGCAGCCGCCATAGTTCCGTAGATCACAGGCTTAATGAAATAGCTCAGCACAACATCAGGACGTAAGACAGTCAAACTTCTGTACAGTGCCATCAGGCTGGCCGAGTCATGAAGCGGGTTCATTCCGGTACGAGAAAGCGGATAGTCCTGTGTTTCCGCTCCCAAGGCGTGCACGGCGGTACGGCTTTCTTCGTCGAAATCCGGCGCTAGCGTCACTACGCGGTGGCCACGACTGGCGATCTCACGAATCAACGGCCCTCGAAAATTCGCTAACGAAGGTGCAAAACTGGTGATAATGGCGACGGTCTTCATTTTCTATGCTCGATAACAGGCAAACCAAAGATCGCGGTAGACTTGGCCAAGGCAAGACGATGGGAGACGAAGTACCAGTCTTCGGTGACCAGAAACACAAGGTGCCCGCCTGCCGGCAGCATCGCTCACCCCATCGCCCCTGCCAGCCAATCCGGCAGGTTGCGCCAGCCGATCGCCGGCACCGGCTGGCGCGGCTGGTCTCTGTCTCCCCCGAAGAGCACCGCCGCGCGGGCTGCGCCGATTTCTTCGGCGAGCCTAGCAAGCGGCGCGAACCAGTCAGCGGCGGGGGTCTCGCCGGCCTTGCACTCCAGCGCGAGACGCGGCACGCCGTCCACCTCCAAAATCAGATCAATCTCACGGCCATGGGCATCGCGGTAGAAAAACAGTTCATGGGGTAGGAGCCGGTTGCGCAGGGTCTTGATCGTCTCGCTCACCACCCAGGTCTCTAACAGGGGACCGCGCATCGGCCCCAGCGCAATGGCCTCTTCGCTGCGCTGGCCGGCCAGCCAGGCCGCAAGCCCCACATCGAGAAAATAGAGCTTGGGGGTTTTCACCAGCCGCTTGCCAATATTGCGATGCCAGGGTGAGAGCAGGAAGATCAGGTAACTTGCTTCCAGCACCGACAACCAACTCTTTGCCGTGTTGTGGGTAATCCCGCAATCGGCCGCAAGCTGGGAGAGATTCACCAACTGCCCGGTGCGCGCCGCGCACATGCGCAGAAACCGGTGAAAGGCGCCCAGATCACGCAGCTCCAGGATCTGGCGCACATCCCGTTCCAGATAGGTTGTCGTGTAATCGGCGAACCAGACATGAGGGGGAATGGCGCGGTCGTAGAGCGGCGGGAAGCCGCCTTTGAGCAGGCACTCGGGCAAGGTGGCGGGGAGAAGCTTTGCCTCAAGCAATTCCTGCATGGACAGGGGCAGCAGGTTCAAATGCCCCACCCGCCCCGCCAGGGACTGGGCGATGCCGCCGCGCAAACCCGGCTGCCACGAGCCCGTCAGCACGAAGCGGCCGGTGCGGCGATCGGCATCGAGCACTTCCTGCAACCAGGAAAAGAGCGCCGGCGCGCGCTGCACCTCGTCGATGATCGCCCCTTCGGGAAAGCGCCCGAGAAACGCGCGCGCATCCTGTCGCGCAAAGTCCTGCTCGTCCGGATTTTCCAGCGAAACATAGGGCTTGTCGGGAAACGCCAGACGCGCCAACGTCGTTTTGCCCGACTGACGCGGACCGATGATCGCGACCGCTGGATACCAACCCGCCAACTGATGCAGAGAAGCCTGGGCCTGTCGGGGAATCATGACGGCCATCCTAGCGGTCCAGTCGGGCAATTGTCAATTTGAATTACAATTGCCCAGCACGCTCGTGACCAAGAAAGCCTGGGTTAGGCACGCTGAGACTGCGGTGGTCACGATAGCTTGGACGGCCACCGGGTTGGAATACGCTAAGGCTGGTGCCGGAGAGATGGTTTTGACTTTCCCGGATTTGGAGGATTGTAGCTTGAGCGCTGTGGAGCCTGCGGGCAGCTGCGATGGTTTTCATCATCCGGTCAAACTCGTGGCATCTCATGACCTAAACGCTACGCAACAGGTCACCTTGGCTGCCTGCTTGGAACGGCGGGCCTTTGAGGGCAAGCCAAAAGTATCTGGCTTCTTCACATTGCCGTCCAGCCTGCTTGGAACGGCGGGCCTTTGAGGGCAAGCCAAAAGTAAGCCTACCACCAACCACCAAATCCGCTGGTAAAGCATTTCATGCACGAGGGAAAATATTCCAAAGGCGAGGAGTGCGAACAGGAGCGCACGCTGTACTGGTAACCTGGGAAGCCCTCTCCAGTTCCTCAAAGCATATCGCACTAGCAGATAAAAGAAGAGACCAATCACCGCCACACCCAACACACCAAACTCCGCCAGAATCCAAATCGGCGTGCTATGAATGACCATGGGAAACCCAAACCACTGGGAGCTTACTGCGATAAACACCCCCAACCCGGTTCCGGTTAAGGGTTCTTGCCGCCACATCTGGAGTGCATGCCAATTGGCATCCCATCGCGCTTGATCACTCGACTCGGATGACCACGCCGACTGAATCCCCAGCGCCGACTGAATCCCCGGCGCCGAATTGTTGATTATTATCCATACTAGCCCGGCGACCAGCACACCTTGTGCGAGTAGGCGCCGGTCAGTCATGCGCCCCAACCACGCAACCATCCACATCACTAATGAAGCCCCCAGCGCAGCGCGAGAGCCCGTCAGGATGATTCCTAACAAGACAATCCCCATGGCCAACGGTAATATGACTTTTACGCCCCGTACTTTTCTTGCCAATAGGCGAGACCACACAGCGGCATAGCCTAGAAACAAGGCCAAAATCATCAATAGCTGAAACGCAAACGCGTTTCTGTTTCCAGCATAACCCTCGAAGTTGGCCGACAGATCCCCAAACAAATGGAGACCAGCTGTGTGCAACCACCGTATGACAATCTGAAATACGACCAGCACACAGGCTGTCGCGAACAGTGTCTCGATAAACCGCCTCCTACCATGTGCTGCATGATGTTCGACCACGAGATATCCAGCCGCAAGATAACCGAGCAAAACCAACCAACCGAACAATCTATTGTTCACAGCCCAAGCATTGAGGCCTATTTTTCCATAACCCCACACGAAACCAAAGACCAAAAGCAGTGTGATGGCTACAAGCATTGCGTTAAAGCGCGAGACATTCCATGTGGGCCATGTCCGTTGGAATCCAACGTGCAACGCCACAGCGCCAAGCGCAAGCATGGCGAAAGGATCCGCCAGATTGACATTGATTACGTTGCCCGGCCAAGAAACATGCACCTGAAAAAAAACGGTCAGTGCGATCGCCAGCCCTAAGATCCATGCTGCATTTTTTGTCAGAGCAAGCATTTTCTCT
This genomic interval from Sulfuricystis multivorans contains the following:
- a CDS encoding ATP-binding protein, with protein sequence MIPRQAQASLHQLAGWYPAVAIIGPRQSGKTTLARLAFPDKPYVSLENPDEQDFARQDARAFLGRFPEGAIIDEVQRAPALFSWLQEVLDADRRTGRFVLTGSWQPGLRGGIAQSLAGRVGHLNLLPLSMQELLEAKLLPATLPECLLKGGFPPLYDRAIPPHVWFADYTTTYLERDVRQILELRDLGAFHRFLRMCAARTGQLVNLSQLAADCGITHNTAKSWLSVLEASYLIFLLSPWHRNIGKRLVKTPKLYFLDVGLAAWLAGQRSEEAIALGPMRGPLLETWVVSETIKTLRNRLLPHELFFYRDAHGREIDLILEVDGVPRLALECKAGETPAADWFAPLARLAEEIGAARAAVLFGGDRDQPRQPVPAIGWRNLPDWLAGAMG
- a CDS encoding lysylphosphatidylglycerol synthase domain-containing protein, with the translated sequence MSAKRAITFGCTLIVLFLVFWWVGPYEVAHRLSHLSVGTWASLFALLTLNLLLVLFRSWRVTVHFGIHLPFDVTARANMAGYAAGLFFVPLLAQVAGRQAVFHKIGIAPAVNSALVAYERGLLALISGGLATFGAVYVFGEQLVGQFIGELSLGQVTLIVCGGGAVSAFVGRGSFEKKLFSGMLTWRYLLKLFQDIFITFLALLAMLASFVVVLTSIVPTAGVLKLLAAAAVISFAASMPISVGGWGPREVASLLVLGHLGIGSADAVAASVIIGSASLLTTLFVTAVMFALPRHDLAVDSDCIIQERGSEKMLALTKNAAWILGLAIALTVFFQVHVSWPGNVINVNLADPFAMLALGAVALHVGFQRTWPTWNVSRFNAMLVAITLLLVFGFVWGYGKIGLNAWAVNNRLFGWLVLLGYLAAGYLVVEHHAAHGRRRFIETLFATACVLVVFQIVIRWLHTAGLHLFGDLSANFEGYAGNRNAFAFQLLMILALFLGYAAVWSRLLARKVRGVKVILPLAMGIVLLGIILTGSRAALGASLVMWMVAWLGRMTDRRLLAQGVLVAGLVWIIINNSAPGIQSALGIQSAWSSESSDQARWDANWHALQMWRQEPLTGTGLGVFIAVSSQWFGFPMVIHSTPIWILAEFGVLGVAVIGLFFYLLVRYALRNWRGLPRLPVQRALLFALLAFGIFSLVHEMLYQRIWWLVVGLLLACPQRPAVPSRLDGNVKKPDTFGLPSKARRSKQAAKVTCCVAFRS